A single region of the Triticum dicoccoides isolate Atlit2015 ecotype Zavitan chromosome 2B, WEW_v2.0, whole genome shotgun sequence genome encodes:
- the LOC119364775 gene encoding uncharacterized protein LOC119364775 has translation MGLSVIAPPAGDSASPAHRRARRAFLVSNYMILGAASGCGFLTLSLRLVPSVDGFLLILLHALTVAAAVAGCAVIAAPDPPRGRVYTAHMSATVVVSILQGAAAVLAFSRTAEFLADGLRSYVREEDGAVILRMIGGLGIAIFCLEWVALALAFVLRYYAYVDRECGGNPMRRSAKVGGEDGAGNWPWPFQV, from the coding sequence ATGGGCCTCTCGGTGATCGCGCCGCCGGCGGGCGACTCGGCGTCCCCGGCCCACCGCCGCGCGCGCCGCGCCTTCCTCGTCTCAAACTACATGATCCTCGGCGCGGCGTCCGGGTGCGGCTTCCTCACGCTCTCGCTCCGCCTCGTGCCCTCCGTCGACGGCTTCCTCCTCATCCTGCTCCACGCGCTCACCGTGGCGGCCGCCGTGGCCGGGTGCGCCGTCATCGCGGCGCCCGACCCGCCGCGCGGCCGCGTGTACACCGCCCACATGTCCGCCACCGTCGTCGTGTCCATCCTGCAGGGCGCCGCCGCCGTGCTCGCCTTCTCCCGcaccgccgagttcctcgccgacgGGCTCCGGTCCTACGTCCGCGAGGAGGACGGCGCCGTCATCCTGCGCATGATCGGCGGGCTCGGCATCGCCATCTTCTGCCTCGAGTGGGTCGCCCTCGCGCTCGCATTCGTCCTCAGGTACTACGCCTACGTCGACAGGGAGTGCGGCGGCAACCCCATGCGCCGCAGCGCCAaggtcggcggcgaggatggcgccGGCAACTGGCCGTGGCCATTCCAGGTCTGA